One genomic segment of Litorilinea aerophila includes these proteins:
- a CDS encoding HD domain-containing phosphohydrolase — protein MDAYEVDTLTSLPIPFVIPTDLITPEGPLARAIRLLAQRCSYFALFHQSDPGWSQRQQALQQQNALLQALNASQRDYLEGQPAGVVLDDLIHRLVEVTQSRWGFLAVLQPVPASVTTRPRVRAVRPQPAPAGLHQLDLGELAATFSQRSWPQILTLPIEEHPSTASQQEGEAQPHLPAPLCLLLLPIVRGDQVIAILGLAGRSQGYDPLWSSLLQPALATLAQILLAEEKEQRRRESERALLAERALLARQVAEQTAELSRAHTTLLHTLRAKDDFLAGISHDLRTPLNAILLTCQMIQRGAYGPLTDAQKRALSNIRQSSEHLLQLIDDILDVARLGAHRLSLERHSVDVAHLCAASTHAIRPAVQARNLHLALQMDPRVGTLVGDEKRLTQILVHLLTAAARATPADGQLGLEVTVHEANEQILFTIWHTAKGENGLDADEGIAVHAVSSSRQEEETGGIGRAEDPEAEKISRGLGLAIARRLAELHGGQIQVRREDGRECLILSLPWHPQPEASQMSQAPGLGQPARQEASSPPRRALLFGTRLEELDDETLAEYLLHPNMLAHARQVAAYAALTAQAMGLPPEQVERTRRAALFHDIGKIAIPEAILMKPERLTPEEYEVIKHHPIIGAEMLSKFQHLRGLAPLIRHHHERYDGLGYPDGLAGEEIPVESRIIGLADAVEAMASDRAYRRGLAAEEILAEVEKQAGTQFDPRVVESFGRVIRQYGTALIVNAVGQEATALQ, from the coding sequence ATGGATGCCTACGAGGTGGACACACTCACCAGTCTGCCCATACCGTTTGTGATTCCCACAGACCTCATAACGCCGGAAGGACCGCTCGCCCGGGCTATTCGCCTGCTTGCGCAGCGGTGCAGCTACTTCGCCCTGTTCCACCAGAGCGATCCCGGGTGGAGCCAGCGCCAACAGGCATTGCAACAACAGAATGCGCTGCTCCAGGCCCTCAACGCCAGCCAACGGGACTATCTGGAAGGGCAACCCGCGGGCGTTGTCCTGGACGACCTGATCCACCGACTGGTCGAGGTCACCCAGAGCCGTTGGGGATTTTTAGCCGTGTTGCAGCCTGTCCCTGCATCCGTGACGACACGCCCGCGCGTCCGGGCGGTGCGGCCGCAGCCTGCCCCCGCCGGGCTACACCAGCTGGATCTGGGGGAACTGGCAGCGACGTTTTCGCAACGGTCGTGGCCCCAGATCCTTACCCTCCCCATCGAGGAGCACCCGTCGACGGCATCCCAGCAGGAGGGCGAGGCACAGCCCCATTTGCCCGCGCCCCTGTGCCTGTTGCTGCTCCCAATTGTTCGCGGGGATCAGGTGATAGCCATCCTGGGGCTGGCCGGCCGCTCCCAGGGCTACGATCCCTTATGGAGTTCCCTCTTGCAACCGGCCCTGGCTACCCTGGCGCAGATCTTGCTGGCCGAAGAGAAGGAACAACGGCGTCGGGAAAGTGAGCGCGCCCTCCTGGCCGAACGAGCCCTGCTGGCCAGGCAGGTGGCCGAACAGACCGCCGAGCTGAGCCGCGCCCACACCACCCTCCTCCACACCCTGCGCGCCAAAGACGACTTCCTGGCCGGCATCAGCCACGACCTGCGTACCCCCCTCAACGCCATCCTCCTCACCTGCCAGATGATCCAGCGGGGGGCCTATGGCCCGCTGACCGACGCCCAGAAGCGTGCCCTGAGCAACATCCGCCAGAGCAGCGAACACCTCCTCCAACTCATCGACGACATTCTGGACGTGGCCCGGCTGGGCGCCCATCGCCTGTCCCTGGAGCGGCACTCCGTGGATGTGGCCCACCTCTGCGCGGCCAGCACCCACGCCATCCGTCCAGCCGTCCAGGCGCGAAACCTCCACCTGGCGCTGCAGATGGATCCCCGGGTCGGAACCCTGGTCGGCGACGAAAAGCGGCTGACCCAGATCCTGGTACACCTCCTCACCGCCGCCGCCCGCGCCACGCCTGCCGATGGCCAGCTGGGCCTGGAGGTGACGGTCCACGAGGCAAACGAGCAGATCCTCTTTACCATCTGGCATACGGCCAAAGGCGAGAACGGTCTGGACGCCGACGAGGGCATCGCCGTCCATGCCGTCTCCTCGTCCCGCCAGGAGGAAGAAACGGGGGGAATCGGCCGGGCCGAAGACCCGGAGGCTGAAAAAATCAGCCGGGGGCTGGGGCTGGCCATTGCCCGACGCCTGGCAGAACTCCACGGCGGGCAGATCCAGGTGCGCCGAGAGGATGGACGGGAATGCCTGATCCTGAGCCTGCCCTGGCATCCCCAGCCTGAGGCCAGCCAGATGAGTCAGGCTCCGGGCCTGGGTCAGCCGGCGCGTCAGGAGGCGTCCTCGCCGCCCCGGCGCGCGCTCCTCTTTGGCACTCGCCTGGAAGAGCTGGATGACGAGACCCTGGCCGAATATCTGCTGCACCCCAATATGCTGGCCCATGCCCGGCAAGTGGCCGCCTATGCAGCATTGACAGCCCAGGCTATGGGTCTGCCCCCGGAGCAGGTGGAGCGGACCCGGCGGGCCGCCCTCTTTCACGACATCGGCAAGATCGCCATTCCCGAGGCCATCCTGATGAAGCCCGAGCGATTGACGCCGGAAGAGTACGAGGTCATCAAGCACCATCCCATCATCGGCGCGGAGATGTTATCCAAGTTCCAGCACTTGCGAGGTCTGGCCCCCCTGATCCGGCATCACCATGAACGCTATGATGGCCTGGGCTACCCGGACGGCCTGGCTGGGGAGGAGATCCCGGTGGAATCCCGCATCATCGGTCTGGCCGATGCGGTGGAGGCCATGGCCTCGGACCGGGCCTACCGGCGGGGGCTGGCTGCGGAGGAGATCCTGGCTGAGGTCGAGAAGCAGGCAGGGACCCAGTTCGATCCCCGGGTCGTGGAAAGCTTTGGCCGGGTGATTCGCCAGTACGGTACGGCACTGATCGTCAACGCCGTGGGTCAAGAGGCCACGGCGCTCCAATAA
- a CDS encoding universal stress protein, with translation MAVRKVLVPLEISEISDEILPVVTNLFEPGSIQLTLLAVAQPAESAITTDPYATAALPPSVYTTMVNTAEWERYRAGLREQLQQKAERLREAGYQVSIELLTGDTVREIVNYAEQGDFDLLAMATYGRKGLSRLVFGSVAEAVLRSVTVPMLLVRHQPKVSETPVAEKLQPAQPKASTFTIVAVTDGTEHTQRAVVLAGHLAEAMQAQLKVLVSVRGRAGSAHAQKVMGEVHQLLQGLKIRPELVPLVGPTDEVVGRYLDEHAADMLVLAAFKDRGAGGTADIGVTAQRLVQYASMPVIVVKGPQPQIRRVLACINLDDAPVLDSAIQVSKALKADLQLLHVLPPTDRRQAEPAPRSLDIALAQDEPRSLFLQDAISLLEREGYSRDALQVWQGDPLKTILHVAQKGQVDLVVVGNQSFGGFFPASVANSVVRFAPKSVMVVRIRPS, from the coding sequence ATGGCCGTACGGAAAGTACTCGTGCCGCTGGAGATTTCCGAAATCAGCGACGAAATTCTACCGGTGGTGACCAACCTCTTTGAGCCGGGCAGCATCCAGTTGACGCTGCTGGCTGTAGCCCAGCCGGCTGAATCCGCCATCACGACCGACCCCTATGCCACGGCGGCGCTCCCTCCCTCCGTTTACACCACCATGGTCAACACCGCCGAATGGGAAAGGTACCGGGCCGGCCTGCGGGAACAGCTTCAGCAGAAAGCAGAGCGCCTCCGGGAAGCAGGGTACCAGGTTTCCATCGAGCTGCTGACCGGTGATACGGTGCGGGAAATTGTCAACTATGCCGAACAGGGGGATTTCGACCTTCTGGCCATGGCCACCTACGGACGCAAGGGGCTGAGTCGGCTGGTGTTCGGGAGTGTGGCCGAGGCGGTGCTCCGTTCGGTGACTGTGCCCATGCTCCTGGTACGCCATCAGCCCAAGGTGAGCGAGACGCCCGTGGCCGAAAAGCTACAGCCCGCCCAACCGAAAGCATCGACCTTTACCATCGTGGCCGTGACCGATGGCACGGAACACACCCAGCGGGCTGTGGTGCTGGCTGGCCACCTGGCAGAGGCCATGCAGGCCCAACTGAAGGTGCTGGTCTCCGTCCGGGGGCGCGCCGGCTCCGCCCACGCGCAGAAGGTCATGGGGGAAGTCCATCAACTGCTCCAGGGGCTGAAGATCCGCCCAGAGCTGGTCCCGCTGGTCGGGCCCACAGACGAAGTGGTGGGGCGCTACCTGGATGAACATGCGGCGGACATGCTGGTGCTGGCTGCTTTCAAGGATCGGGGGGCGGGAGGAACGGCAGATATCGGCGTCACGGCCCAGCGCCTGGTCCAATATGCCAGCATGCCGGTCATCGTGGTCAAGGGGCCCCAGCCCCAGATCCGGCGGGTCCTGGCCTGCATCAACCTGGATGATGCGCCGGTGTTGGACAGCGCCATCCAGGTCAGCAAGGCCCTCAAGGCCGACCTGCAGCTGCTCCACGTCCTGCCGCCGACCGATCGCCGGCAGGCGGAGCCGGCCCCGCGTTCCCTGGACATTGCCCTGGCCCAGGATGAACCCCGCAGCCTCTTCCTCCAGGATGCCATCTCCCTGCTGGAACGGGAAGGATACTCTCGGGATGCCCTCCAGGTGTGGCAGGGAGATCCGCTGAAAACCATCCTCCATGTGGCGCAGAAGGGACAGGTGGATCTGGTGGTGGTGGGCAACCAATCCTTTGGCGGCTTCTTCCCCGCCAGCGTGGCCAACTCGGTGGTGCGTTTTGCCCCCAAGTCGGTGATGGTGGTGCGGATTCGTCCCAGCTAG
- a CDS encoding sensor histidine kinase: MAAHEPHAPQARWPWERSLQYRIIGTYSLVFFLILALLMARVGQVVYAAQFQEVENHLELEAFLAANAFEDPLSGYAEEFREYSRRHHNEGEIMKEAVEEGRNRGNGEGGLAPIVARLQSVAANYAMDTGARVTILDHHGNLIADSQADAADVIDAADPSSHVEIQAALNGREQHAIRPNPVTGEPTLYVAAPIQLGSEILGIVRLSRPMSQVTDRIRALLLSLVLTGLLALAAMTGIGFWLGRRLVHPLQAIEEAALAVAQGDLTRQAPVETDDELGAVAKAFNTMVRELREMMEQQKAFIANASHELRTPLTNIKLRSEALLGGAKDDPAVADRYLLEIDREVDRLARLANTLLDLSRLEAGTETDAAPEVIDVAPLLHSVGETMQGRAAQADLHLDLAIPPKLEMQVWPEHLETILINLVDNAIKYTPAGGQIRLRAWTRGAYCRIEVQDTGPGIDRENLPHIFDRFYRVDKARSRRDGYWGAGSGAGLGLSIVKTLVTRNGGKVWAESQPGAGTTFIVEFPNSSANHP; this comes from the coding sequence GAACGAAGTCTTCAGTACCGCATTATTGGCACCTACAGCCTGGTGTTCTTCCTGATACTGGCCCTGCTCATGGCACGGGTCGGCCAGGTGGTCTACGCGGCCCAATTCCAGGAGGTGGAAAATCACCTGGAGCTGGAAGCGTTTCTGGCCGCAAACGCCTTCGAAGATCCCCTGAGCGGCTATGCAGAGGAGTTTCGAGAATATAGCCGCCGGCACCACAATGAGGGTGAAATCATGAAGGAGGCTGTGGAGGAGGGCAGAAACAGGGGGAATGGTGAAGGTGGCCTAGCGCCCATCGTTGCACGCTTGCAATCCGTCGCGGCCAACTACGCCATGGACACGGGCGCCCGGGTCACCATCCTGGATCACCATGGCAATCTCATCGCCGACAGTCAGGCCGATGCCGCGGATGTCATCGACGCCGCCGACCCCTCCAGCCATGTGGAGATTCAGGCAGCGCTGAACGGACGAGAGCAACACGCGATTCGCCCGAATCCTGTCACTGGCGAACCCACCCTGTATGTGGCTGCGCCAATCCAGCTGGGGAGCGAAATCCTGGGCATCGTACGCCTGTCCCGCCCCATGAGCCAGGTCACAGACCGAATCCGGGCGTTGCTCCTCTCCCTCGTCCTCACCGGCCTGCTGGCTCTGGCCGCCATGACCGGCATCGGCTTCTGGCTCGGCCGCCGCCTGGTGCACCCTCTCCAGGCCATCGAAGAAGCAGCCCTGGCCGTCGCCCAGGGCGATTTGACCCGCCAGGCCCCGGTGGAGACCGATGACGAATTGGGCGCGGTGGCGAAGGCGTTCAACACCATGGTCCGGGAGTTGCGGGAAATGATGGAACAGCAGAAAGCCTTCATCGCCAACGCCAGCCACGAATTGCGTACCCCGCTCACCAACATCAAGCTGCGATCGGAAGCGCTGCTGGGGGGTGCCAAAGACGACCCCGCCGTGGCCGATCGCTACCTGCTGGAGATTGACCGGGAAGTTGACCGACTTGCACGGCTGGCCAACACGCTGCTGGATCTCTCCCGTCTGGAGGCCGGCACGGAGACCGACGCGGCCCCCGAGGTGATCGACGTGGCACCACTCCTGCACAGCGTGGGCGAGACGATGCAGGGACGCGCCGCACAAGCCGACCTGCATCTTGACCTGGCCATCCCACCCAAACTTGAGATGCAGGTATGGCCTGAGCATCTAGAGACCATCCTGATCAACCTGGTGGACAATGCCATCAAATACACGCCGGCCGGCGGTCAGATCCGGCTACGGGCCTGGACCCGCGGCGCCTATTGCCGGATCGAAGTGCAGGATACCGGGCCCGGCATCGATCGTGAAAACCTGCCGCACATCTTCGACCGCTTTTATCGGGTGGACAAGGCCCGCAGCCGACGAGATGGCTATTGGGGCGCAGGCAGTGGTGCAGGGCTCGGCCTGTCCATCGTCAAGACCCTGGTGACCCGAAACGGCGGCAAAGTCTGGGCAGAGAGCCAACCAGGAGCCGGCACGACCTTCATCGTCGAATTCCCCAACTCGAGCGCGAACCACCCTTGA